In Procambarus clarkii isolate CNS0578487 chromosome 13, FALCON_Pclarkii_2.0, whole genome shotgun sequence, the genomic stretch TTAGGTTGTCCTGAACGGCAGTTAGGTTGTCCTGAACGGCTGTTAGGTTGTCCTGAACGGCAGTTAGGTTGTCCTGAACGGCTGTTAGGTTGTCCTGAACGGCAGTTAGGTTGTCCTGAACGGCTGTTAGGTTGTCCTGAACGGCAGTTAGGTTGTCCTGAACGGCAGTTAGGTTGTCCTGAACGGCAGTTAGGTTGTCCTGAACGGCTGTTAGGTTGTCCTGAACGGCAGTTAGGTTGTCCTGAACGGCTGTTAGGTTGTCCTGAACGGCAGTTAGGTTGTCCTGAACGGCTGTTAGGTTGTCCTGAACGGTAGTTAGGTTGTCCTGAACGGCTGTTAGGTTGTCCTGAACGGCTGTTAGGTTGTCCTGAACGGCTGTTAGGTTGTCCTGAACGGCTGTTAGGTTGTCCTGAACGGCTGTTAGGTTGTCCTGAAAGGTAGTTAGGTTGTCCTCAACGGCAGTTAGGTTGTCCTGAACGGCTGTTAGGTTGTCCTCAACGGCTGTTAGGTTGTCCTCAACGGCAGTTAGGTTGTCCTCAACGGCTGTTAGGTTGCCCTgaacggcagttaggttgccctgAACGGCAGTTAGGTTGTCCTCAACGGCTGTTAGGTTGTCCTCAACGGCAGTTAGGTTGTCCTCAACGGCTGTTAGGTTGTCCTcaacggcagttaggttgccctgaacggcagttaggttgccctcAACGGCAGTTAGGTTGTCCTCAACGGCTGTTAGGTTGTCCTcaacggcagttaggttgccctgaacggcagttaggttgccctcAACGGCAGTTAGGTTGTCCTCAACGGCTGTTAGGTTGTCCTCAACGGCTGTTAGGTTGTCCTCAACGGCTGTTAGGTTGTCCTCAACGGCTGTTAGGTTGCCCTGAACGGCTGTTAGGTTGCCCTCAACGGCTGTTAGGTTGCCCTcaacggcagttaggttgccctgaacggcagttaggttgccctcAACGGCTGTTAGGTTGTCCTGAACGGCAGGTAGGTTGTCCTGAACGGCAGGTAGGTTGTCCTGAACGGCAGTTAGGTTGTCCTGAACGGTAGTTAGATagggtctcggtagtacagtcggcttcGTTCTCGGCCCACAATCGAGAACTCGAGGTTCAagccccgggcgggacagaaatgaatgaacgtgtttcctatcacctcatgcctctgttcacccagcagtgagtaggttcccaggagttagtcaggttgttgtggggttgtgtcctgggataggggggggggggtctgtaattcgacctgcaggggggggggaggagacctcGATATAATCCTAACATGTTCTGGTTATATAGACTGGCTACCTGTCCCCGACACAAGGTATTATTATCACTAACAAGTAATGCGAGGCATAAACAACCAgtaaattaattataatttataattaatataattaagATATTTAAATTAATTAAGATAATTTcccaaaaataattataataataataattattattaagatattttattaagatattaagatATTTTCCCAAAAATCTGCTAattttattaatgtaataattaataaaatgtaataatttaaggAACGGGTGAAACAATTACAAGTTTAAGAGCAAGCCAACTTGTCATGTGtttcatatataaaaaaaaaaaaactatttgcaaaccagtatttaccaaggtctttcctaaccagtatttacccaggtttttccaaACCAGTGTTTACCCAGGTCGTTATTGCTAGTTTTTCTGTTCCTGCCTCGTTTGTGTGACATTGTTCCTCTCATATTGTTGTTGTAACTGTAACGTGACAGTGACTGTAACGCTGGTGACAGTGActgtaacactggtgacagtgactgtaCCGCTGGTGACAGTGACTGTAACACAGGTGACAGTGACTGTACCGCTGGTGACAGTGACTGTAACACAGGTGACAGTGACTGTACCGCTGGTGACAGTGACTGTAACACAGGTGACAGTGACTGTAACACAGGTGACAGTGACTGTAACACAGGTGACAGTGACTGTAACACAGGTGACAGTGACTGTAACACAGGTGACAGTGACTGTAACACAGGTGACAGTGACTGTAACACAGGTGACAGTGACTGTAACACAGGTGACAGTGACTGTAACACAGGTGACAGTGACTGTAACACAGGTGACAGTGACTGTAACACAGGTGACAGTGACTGTAACACAGCTGACAGTGACTGTAACGACAGTTCAAACCACTCTTCCGCCCTCATTGGTTAACTTAAACAATTAATTTGATTTCTTTGAAGAAAATAACTAATGAAAGACAATTTTTAATTGTTAATTCTTGTTTAAACCtttcaagaaacacaagaaaagaTACAAATAAATAAACACGCTACGTTCGGGGTCATGAAGTATTTACATAAGCACTGACGAAGCCTATTAATCTTTCCTCAGTCATGGCAGCTGTGTGTAGAGTTATTAAACCGTTTTAATATCTCCGAAACAACACAAAGTTGTTTATAACCATAATAACTATGCGTTATGACGTGCCCAAGCTTGTGAACAGTTTAATAACTAATCTGCCATGATtactgaaagatgtacacgtttcgtAACTAGTTAGACCAATGCATGATAAGAGTAGGAAGCCAGAGACTCACGGAGAtagacgggagagagagagagagagagagagagagagagacagagagagagagagagagagagagagagagagagagagagagagagagagagagagagagagagagagagagagagagagagagagagagagagagagagagagagagagagagagagagagagacagagacagagagagagagagagagagagagagagagagagagagagagagagagagagagagagagagagagagagagagagagagagagagagagagagagagagagagagagacagagacagagagagagagagagagagagagagagagagagagagagagagagagagagagagagagagagagagagagagagagagagagagagagagagagagagagagagagagagagagagagagagagagagagagagagagacataaggATCCCACGACTGTGCTAGATCACCAGAACCATTGTGAGTTGTTGTGATGGCGCCTCCGCCCTCACCTTACTCATAAGATAAATAATAGCTGGATACCGCTCCATAAACTGCTGGGCAAACAGCCCCGCCATCGCCGCTCCTCCTAAATGGCAGAGAGAGAGGCTTCGAACCCGCGGCCGCTCATACCATGCAGAAAGCGCCGCCATCTGAACACATCTGGTCGCTTATACTTTTAGAAGACGGGATCATGCACTGTGAGCATGATTACAATTATTTTCTAAGCACATAGTTGCTCTTATTCGTCGGAGAATTGGCTTACTTTGCCTCAATTTGTAATCAAAAGCAAAgtaggaaaaaatatatatttcgcTTTTCTTTGTGCATTCCAGTTGCACAaactgaagagtatcatcatctttAGATATAATGATGTCGCTGGTTGATGAAACTTGAACAGTCGTGAGTGGACGCAAGAATAGACTACAGGGACGCGAGAATAGGCTACAGGGACGCGAGAATAGGCTACAGAGACGTGAGAATAGGCTACAGGGACGCAAGAATAGACTACAGGGACGTGAGAATAGACTACAGGGACGCAAGAATAGACTACAGGGAGGCAAGAATAGACTACAGGGACGTGAGAATAGACTACAGGGACGCGAGAATAGGCTACAGGGACGCGAGAATAGGCTACAGGGACGTGAGAATAGACTACAGGGACGCGAGAATAGGCTACAGGGACGCGAGAATAGGCTACAGGGACGCAAGAATAGACTACAGGGACGCAAGAATAGACTACAGGGACGCAAGAATAGACTACAGGGACGCAAGAATAGACTACAGGGACGCAAGAATAGACTACAGGGACGCAAGAATAGACTACAGGGACGTGAGAATAGACTACAGGGACGCAAGAATAGACTACAGGGACGTGAGAATAGACTACAGGGACGCAAGAATAGACTACAGGGACGCAAGAATAGACTACAGGGACGCAAGAATAGACTACAGGGACGCAAGAATAGACTACAGGGACGTGAGAATAGACTACAGGGACGCAAGAATAGACTACAGGGACGTGAGAATAGACTACAGGGACGCAAGAATAGACTACAGGGACGCAAGAATAGGCTACAGGGACGCAAGAATAGACTACAGGGACGCAAGAATAGACTACAGGGACGCAAGAATAGACTACAGGGACGTGAGAATAGACTACAGGGACGCGAGAATAGGCTACAGGGACGCGAGAATAGGCTACAGGGACGTGAGAATAGACTACAGGGACGCGAGAATAGGCTACAGGGACGCGAGAATAGGCTACAGGGACGCAAGAATAGACTACAGGGACGCAAGAATAGACTACAGGGACGCAAGAATAGACTACAGGGACGCAAGAATAGACTACAGGGACGCAAGAATAGACTACAGGGACGCAAGAATAGACTACAGGGACGTGAGAATAGACTACAGGGACGCAAGAATAGACTACAGGGACGTGAGAATAGACTACAGGGACGCAAGAATAGACTACAGGGACGCAAGAATAGACTACAGGGACGCAAGAATAGACTACAGGGACGCAAGAATAGACTACAGGGACGTGAGAATAGACTACAGGGACGCAAGAATAGACTACAGGGACGCGAGAATAGGCTACAGGGACGCAAGAATAGACTACAGGGACGCAAGAATAGACTACATGGACGCAAGAATAGACTACAGGGACGCAAGAATAGACTACAGGGACGCAAGAATAGACTACAGGGACGCAAGAATAGACTACAGGGACGCAAGAATAGACTACAGGGACGTGAGAATAGACTACAGGGACGCAAGAATAGACTACAGGGACGCGAGAATAGGCTACAGGGACGCGAGAATAGACTACAGGGACGCGAGAATAGGCTACAGGGACGCAAGAATAGACTACAGGGACGCAAGAATAGACTACAGGGACGCAAGAATAGACTACAGGGACGCAAGAATAGACTACAGGGACGTGAGAATAGACTACAGGGACGCAAGAATAGACTACAGGGACGCAAGAATAGACTACAGGGACGCAAGAATAGACTACAGGGACGTGAGAATAGACTACAGGGACGCAAGAATAGACTACAGGGACGCAAGAATAGACTACAGGGACGTGAGAATAGACTACAGGGACGCAAGAATAGACTACAGGGACGTGAGAATAGACTACAGGGACGCGAGAATAGGCTACAGGGACGCGAGAAGCGGACTACAtgttgtcggaaaacccgacatcaTTTACTAACATataatacaataggcagataacccTAGAAATAGGGCTTTATTCACTCATAGAAAACGTGGCAACAGAGGAATTTTCCTCAGTAAAAAACGGAGGATATCATTGGCATATGTCGATATTAATTTCTCCaccaaaattttaattttttttaaattttgccccgaggggcgagtttattgggcagcgccactcatcctgtgagtggacacaccgccatagtgacagtattgggcagcgccactcatcctgtgagtgaacacaccaccatagtgacagtattgggcagcgccactcatcctgtgagtgaacacaccgccatagtgacagtatttggcagcgccactcatcctgtgagtggacacaccaccatagtgccagtattggacagcgccactcatcctgtgagtgaacacaccgccatagtgccagtattggacagcgccactcatcctgtgagtgaacacaccaccatagtgacagtattgggcagcgccactcatcctgtgagtgaacacaccgccatagtgacagtattgggcagcgccactcatcttgtgagtggacacaccgccatagtgacagtattggccagcgtcactcatcctgtgagtggacacaccgccatagtgacagtattgggcagcgccactcatcctgtgagtggacacaccgccatagtgacagtattgggcagcgccactcatcctgtgagtggacacaccgccatagtgacagtattgggcagcgccactcatcctgtgagtggacacaccgccatagtgacagtattgggcagcgccactcatcctgtgagtggacacaccgccatagtgacagtatttggcagcgtcactcatcctgtgagtggacacaccgccatagtgacagtattgggcagcgccactcatcctgtgagtggacacaccgccatagtgacagtatttggcagcgtcactcatcctgtgagtggacacaccgccatagtgacagtattgggcagcgtcagtcatcctgtgagtggacacaccgccatagtgacagtattggccagcgtcactcatcctgtgagtggacacaccgccatagtgacagtattgggcagcatcactcatcctgtgagtggacacaccaccatagtgacagtattgggcagcgccactcatcctgtgagtggacacaccgccatagtgacagtattgggcagcgtcactcatcctgtgagtggacacaccgccatagtgacagtattgggcagcgtcactcatcctgtgagtggacacaccgccatagtgacagtattgggcagcgccactcatcctgtgtgtggacacaccgccatagtgacaatattgggcagcgtcactcatcctgtgagtggacacaccgcaatagtgacagtattgggcagcgtcactcatcctgtgagtttacacaccgccatagtgacagtattgggcagcgccactcatcctgtgagtggacacaccgccatagtgacagtattgggcagcgtcactcatcctgtgagtggacacaccaccatagtgacagtattgggcagcgtcactcatcctgtgagtggacacaccgccatagtgccagtattggacagcgccactcatcctgtgagtgaacacaccaccatagtgacagtattgggcagcgccactcatcctgtgagtggacacaccgccatagtgacagtattgggcagcgccactcatcctgtgagtggacacaccgccatag encodes the following:
- the LOC138364554 gene encoding tropomyosin-like, encoding MAGLFAQQFMERYPAIIYLMSKDNLPAVQDNLPAVQDNLTAVEGNLTAVQGNLTAVEGNLTAVEGNLTAVQGNLTAVEDNLTAVEDNLTAVEDNLTAVEDNLTAVEGNLTAVQGNLTAVEDNLTAVEDNLTAVEGNLTAVQGNLTAVEDNLTAVEDNLTAVEDNLTAVEDNLTAVQGNLTAVQGNLTAVEDNLTAVEDNLTAVEDNLTAVQDNLTAVEDNLTTFQDNLTAVQDNLTAVQDNLTAVQDNLTAVQDNLTAVQDNLTTVQDNLTAVQDNLTAVQDNLTAVQDNLTAVQDNLTAVQDNLTAVQDNLTAVQDNLTAVQDNLTAVQDNLTAVQDNLTAVQDNLTAVQDNLTAVQDNLTAVQDNLTAVQDNLTAVQDNLTTVQDNLTTVLFMNCHEGRLLTAALETSVETSLETSVETSLETSVETALETSLETSLETSIETSLET
- the LOC138364555 gene encoding golgin subfamily A member 6-like protein 22 yields the protein MQKAPPSEHIWSLILLEDGIMHFVSGRKNRLQGRENRLQGRENRLQRRENRLQGRKNRLQGRENRLQGRKNRLQGGKNRLQGRENRLQGRENRLQGRENRLQGRENRLQGRENRLQGRENRLQGRKNRLQGRKNRLQGRKNRLQGRKNRLQGRKNRLQGRKNRLQGRENRLQGRKNRLQGRENRLQGRKNRLQGRKNRLQGRKNRLQGRKNRLQGRENRLQGRKNRLQGRENRLQGRKNRLQGRKNRLQGRKNRLQGRKNRLQGRKNRLQGRENRLQGRENRLQGRENRLQGRENRLQGRENRLQGRENRLQGRKNRLQGRKNRLQGRKNRLQGRKNRLQGRKNRLQGRKNRLQGRENRLQGRKNRLQGRENRLQGRKNRLQGRKNRLQGRKNRLQGRKNRLQGRENRLQGRKNRLQGRENRLQGRKNRLQGRKNRLHGRKNRLQGRKNRLQGRKNRLQGRKNRLQGRKNRLQGRENRLQGRKNRLQGRENRLQGRENRLQGRENRLQGRKNRLQGRKNRLQGRKNRLQGRKNRLQGRENRLQGRKNRLQGRKNRLQGRKNRLQGRENRLQGRKNRLQGRKNRLQGRENRLQGRKNRLQGRLIGEEEELALVTYWYGPISRGKDGPISRGKDGPISRGKDGPISRGKDGPISRGKDGPISRGRDGPISRGKDGPISRGRDGPISRGRDGPISRGSYVPTDKAIMRRLRASNDEDVFIIPKRFTEPSICYGDTDNNIPIDNVYNTPTKNEQESHSSRWRRYRYRGYNLQMIAN